The Microscilla marina ATCC 23134 genome window below encodes:
- a CDS encoding WCX domain-containing protein, whose translation MKHSFGLYISETPPETVVLSMNHARAQYFKAQPLFDYDEQHVLIDNEQEFRLQKKLIINYELMMELAKLGASVKVLAPKSLQTQLKQYLAAAMSQYP comes from the coding sequence ATGAAGCATTCATTTGGCTTATATATCAGTGAAACCCCGCCAGAAACTGTAGTGCTCAGCATGAACCATGCCCGCGCCCAATACTTCAAAGCCCAACCTTTGTTTGACTATGATGAGCAACATGTACTCATAGACAACGAGCAGGAGTTTAGGCTTCAAAAGAAACTCATTATCAACTATGAACTCATGATGGAATTAGCCAAACTGGGCGCAAGCGTTAAAGTACTTGCCCCTAAATCTTTACAAACTCAACTCAAGCAATATTTAGCCGCTGCAATGAGCCAATACCCATAA
- a CDS encoding SDR family NAD(P)-dependent oxidoreductase, whose translation MKEKYGFSEADWNSCIKVLEVLKDNPFHNPDNQRFGTLVTKIHKQAKKQRKQAPANARKTNDMATLQQTTIARNALANKTLFAHQVNPKTAHPVYTPLHTSRNCYSCNTPYQKAHPFYHRLCPACAELNYTCRSLAPDLRGRKVILTGGRVKIGYAAALKLLRCGAELTLTTRFPALALEQLQQEKDYTQWQHRLHIYGLDLRNLSAVQAFIERYCAQHKHLDILINNAAQTIRYDQAYYTPLLAKEQQLLPQYHQQLVANTTPVLDEVPALLESLPAATQALTRFGQPVDVREKNSWNSTLAEIPVNELLEVNLINHIAPYMLIKGFTPLLKASAYAEKLIINVSSSEGQFSYGNKTRFHPHTNMTKAALNMLTRTSAQEYAQYQVFINSVDVGWVSTGVRESLRQKQFEAGQIPPLDPVDGAARIIHPIYEAITNKHFLFGNLLKNYKIEEW comes from the coding sequence ATGAAAGAAAAATATGGTTTTAGTGAGGCTGATTGGAATAGTTGTATAAAAGTGCTTGAAGTATTAAAAGATAATCCGTTCCACAACCCAGACAATCAGCGTTTTGGGACACTGGTGACCAAGATACACAAGCAAGCAAAAAAACAGCGCAAACAAGCGCCTGCCAATGCACGCAAAACCAATGACATGGCTACCCTGCAACAGACCACCATTGCCCGCAATGCCTTGGCAAACAAGACTTTATTTGCGCACCAAGTCAACCCTAAAACAGCCCACCCGGTATATACACCACTACACACCTCGCGTAATTGCTACAGTTGCAACACCCCCTACCAAAAAGCCCATCCTTTTTATCATCGCTTGTGCCCTGCCTGTGCCGAGCTTAATTATACCTGTCGCAGCCTTGCTCCTGACCTTCGCGGGCGCAAAGTGATACTCACCGGAGGACGGGTGAAAATTGGCTATGCTGCAGCGCTCAAACTATTGCGTTGTGGGGCGGAGCTTACCCTGACTACTCGGTTTCCGGCGCTTGCCCTTGAGCAACTTCAGCAAGAAAAAGACTACACGCAATGGCAACACCGGTTGCACATTTATGGGCTGGACTTACGCAACTTAAGCGCAGTGCAAGCCTTTATTGAACGCTACTGTGCCCAACACAAACACTTAGATATATTGATTAACAACGCTGCCCAAACCATCAGGTATGACCAGGCTTATTATACCCCCTTGTTGGCAAAAGAACAGCAACTGCTCCCCCAATACCATCAGCAGTTAGTAGCCAATACCACCCCAGTGCTCGATGAGGTTCCTGCCCTACTGGAGTCATTGCCTGCTGCCACACAAGCCCTGACCCGCTTTGGGCAACCAGTAGACGTCAGAGAAAAAAACAGTTGGAATAGTACGCTTGCCGAAATACCTGTCAATGAGTTGCTAGAGGTAAACCTCATCAATCATATTGCTCCTTATATGCTTATCAAAGGGTTTACGCCGTTGCTCAAAGCATCGGCTTATGCCGAAAAATTGATTATCAATGTGTCATCATCCGAAGGGCAGTTTAGCTATGGCAATAAAACCAGGTTTCACCCACATACCAATATGACCAAGGCTGCCTTGAACATGCTCACCCGTACTTCGGCACAAGAATACGCTCAATATCAGGTGTTTATCAATAGTGTAGACGTAGGGTGGGTGTCTACTGGGGTGAGAGAAAGTCTGCGGCAAAAACAATTTGAAGCGGGACAAATACCCCCGCTTGATCCGGTAGATGGGGCAGCCAGAATTATACACCCCATATACGAAGCCATCACAAACAAACACTTTTTGTTTGGAAACTTGCTCAAAAATTACAAAATTGAGGAATGGTAA